In the Anaerobacillus sp. CMMVII genome, one interval contains:
- a CDS encoding M20/M25/M40 family metallo-hydrolase, with amino-acid sequence MSKNDLVISPTVESTYELLLQDHVIKEVMEFLKIENETTLKDQIELTEIPAPTFSEQVRGNDYRKRLELLGLKDIHTDEVGNVFGVRPGTSSGPTIVVCSHLDTVFPKGTDVSVKHRDGKVFAPGIADDGRGLAVVLTLLKVLNHFQIETKGDILFGATVGEEGLGDLNGVKALFEKKIKDIDAFISVEPGSPSRITYLATGSRRYSVTYRGRGGHSFGNFGIPSAIHALGRAVAMISQLETPSDPKTTFNVGTINGGTSVNTIAAEANMVIDLRSTSQKELLNLEENALKIIHQAAADENKRWDSEDLQVEITQVGDRPAGSQPMDAMIVQAAVAATKAIGFEPILDAPNSTDSNVPISFGIPAVTLGGGGDFGGIHTLKEFFDPTNAYYGPQQILLTLLGLVGMEGVSEPLIIGKKVDLKGGADERSC; translated from the coding sequence ATGTCTAAAAATGATTTAGTTATTTCACCCACTGTGGAAAGTACATATGAACTTCTTTTACAAGATCACGTGATAAAAGAAGTTATGGAGTTCTTAAAAATAGAAAATGAGACTACCTTAAAGGATCAAATCGAATTAACAGAGATTCCCGCGCCTACATTTAGTGAACAGGTGAGAGGAAATGACTACCGTAAACGATTAGAATTATTAGGGTTAAAAGACATCCATACCGATGAAGTTGGAAATGTATTTGGTGTTCGTCCAGGTACAAGCTCTGGTCCGACGATCGTTGTTTGTTCGCACTTAGACACTGTCTTTCCTAAAGGAACCGATGTGTCTGTAAAACATAGGGATGGAAAAGTATTTGCACCTGGAATTGCAGATGATGGAAGAGGCTTAGCGGTAGTTTTGACTTTATTAAAAGTGTTAAATCATTTTCAAATCGAAACAAAAGGAGATATTTTGTTTGGAGCTACTGTAGGAGAAGAGGGGTTAGGAGACTTAAATGGTGTAAAGGCATTGTTTGAAAAGAAGATAAAAGATATCGATGCTTTTATCTCTGTTGAACCAGGCTCACCATCTAGAATTACTTATTTAGCTACAGGAAGCCGTCGTTATAGCGTCACATACCGGGGGCGCGGTGGTCATAGTTTTGGCAATTTTGGTATCCCTAGTGCAATTCACGCGTTAGGCCGAGCGGTTGCGATGATCTCTCAATTGGAAACGCCGAGCGACCCGAAAACGACCTTTAACGTTGGGACAATCAATGGGGGAACATCCGTTAATACGATTGCCGCTGAAGCAAACATGGTGATCGATTTGCGGTCTACTTCACAGAAAGAATTATTAAATCTTGAAGAAAATGCTTTGAAGATCATTCATCAGGCTGCAGCGGATGAAAATAAGCGTTGGGACAGTGAAGATCTTCAAGTGGAAATTACCCAAGTTGGGGATCGACCTGCTGGTTCACAACCAATGGATGCAATGATTGTCCAGGCAGCAGTAGCAGCTACAAAGGCAATCGGATTTGAGCCAATCCTAGATGCTCCGAACAGCACGGATTCAAACGTCCCAATTAGCTTTGGGATTCCTGCTGTTACATTAGGTGGTGGTGGGGATTTCGGTGGCATCCATACACTGAAGGAATTCTTTGATCCAACAAATGCTTATTACGGACCACAACAAATTTTATTAACACTGCTGGGGCTTGTCGGCATGGAGGGTGTCAGTGAACCACTAATCATCGGGAAAAAAGTAGATTTAAAGGGGGGAGCTGATGAGCGCTCTTGTTAA
- a CDS encoding amino acid decarboxylase: MLNVKMENNVAIIDVRENVLRGEHPKDKVLEFVQKAEAGTSFEIHLPLRGEPMVMLLQSIGMSAYIEEVGPEHFRIIAEKK, translated from the coding sequence ATGCTAAATGTAAAAATGGAAAATAATGTAGCAATTATTGATGTACGTGAAAACGTGTTAAGAGGGGAACATCCGAAAGATAAAGTTTTAGAATTTGTTCAAAAGGCAGAAGCGGGAACATCCTTTGAAATTCATTTACCACTTAGGGGAGAACCAATGGTTATGTTACTCCAATCAATTGGAATGAGTGCGTACATCGAAGAAGTAGGTCCAGAACATTTTCGAATTATTGCAGAAAAAAAGTAG
- a CDS encoding M3 family metallopeptidase, with product MSLKTRSEIPLEETWNLADIFPSDEEWEKSYLQVEHELDEFHIGAIALDSAKGTLKTLERYDRLMEKYNRTSSYAFYKYSEDGTDPENQTMVGRSQTLGKKSFNLSTNLVNLLLQLPKEVIQSYISEEKDLENYHRFLEKIEEIRDHSLTPEMEDLLASLNHTLNTPNSIYLTVTASDLKFEPVKDKSGNEVPVSLFMYMTQIETSPDTELRRNAYQSLTDGLKKYQHGLAQSLSSEINKNVSIAKLRNYPTTMDYLLQYSTPAANHFYAGDGVSTAFFEDVLDTFQQELSPHMQRYARLRKRQLGLDKLLFSDVKAPLDPEFDPPITYKEAGEIIVEAVGVLGTEYQEQMRKAFTDRWVYRGDNVGRRMIAFGGGVHGVHGYSFYPWGGNLFDMLLLGHELGHALHFTLSSQNKKIINDGASLLFVEAPSTLVEHLIVNYLKGNRDDPRLHRWLNMYSMMSYHHNCVTHILEAELLRRLYKMADKKIPLTTAVISNTKGAILSDFWGDTVELDEGAKLTWMRQPHYYMGLYPFTYSIGTSASTVIANRIKTEGSAVGEQWTNVLKLGGSMSGLDLYKQAGLDMSTMDVIKQAIAHVGRIVDELEESF from the coding sequence ATGAGTTTAAAAACCCGTTCAGAAATTCCTTTAGAAGAGACTTGGAATCTAGCCGATATCTTCCCTTCCGATGAAGAATGGGAAAAATCCTATCTTCAAGTTGAACATGAATTGGATGAGTTTCACATAGGTGCCATCGCTTTAGATAGCGCTAAGGGAACACTTAAAACGCTTGAAAGATATGACCGTTTGATGGAAAAATACAATCGAACATCTAGCTACGCTTTCTATAAATATTCGGAAGACGGGACAGATCCAGAGAATCAAACGATGGTTGGTCGCTCACAAACTCTTGGAAAGAAATCTTTTAATCTTAGTACAAATTTAGTAAACCTTTTACTACAGTTACCTAAAGAAGTGATACAAAGTTACATAAGTGAAGAAAAAGATTTAGAGAATTATCACCGTTTTTTAGAAAAAATAGAAGAAATACGTGATCATTCGTTAACCCCTGAGATGGAGGATCTTTTAGCTTCTTTAAATCATACGTTAAACACACCTAACTCCATTTATTTAACAGTGACTGCCTCTGACTTAAAATTTGAACCAGTAAAAGATAAGTCTGGTAACGAGGTGCCTGTCTCACTATTCATGTATATGACCCAAATTGAAACTTCTCCTGATACAGAGTTACGCAGAAACGCCTATCAATCATTAACCGATGGGTTAAAAAAATACCAACATGGCTTAGCGCAATCTTTATCTAGTGAAATAAATAAAAATGTCTCAATTGCGAAGTTGCGTAACTACCCTACGACGATGGATTATCTACTTCAGTATTCAACACCAGCAGCAAATCACTTTTATGCAGGCGATGGCGTTTCTACAGCATTTTTTGAAGATGTTTTGGATACCTTTCAGCAGGAACTTTCCCCACATATGCAACGATATGCTCGTTTACGAAAACGGCAGCTGGGATTAGATAAACTGTTGTTCTCTGATGTGAAAGCTCCATTAGATCCTGAATTTGATCCACCTATCACTTATAAAGAAGCTGGAGAAATTATTGTCGAAGCTGTAGGAGTCCTAGGTACTGAATATCAGGAACAAATGCGAAAAGCCTTTACGGACAGATGGGTTTATAGAGGAGATAATGTTGGACGAAGAATGATCGCTTTTGGCGGTGGTGTTCATGGCGTTCATGGCTATTCCTTTTATCCTTGGGGTGGTAATTTATTTGATATGCTCCTTCTCGGTCACGAGCTTGGACATGCTTTGCATTTCACCCTTTCTTCTCAAAACAAAAAAATAATTAACGACGGAGCGTCATTATTGTTTGTTGAGGCACCGTCTACATTAGTAGAACACTTAATTGTCAATTACCTAAAAGGAAATCGCGATGATCCTAGATTGCATCGCTGGCTCAATATGTATTCGATGATGAGTTACCATCATAATTGTGTCACCCATATTTTAGAGGCTGAATTATTACGCAGACTTTATAAAATGGCAGATAAAAAAATACCATTAACAACAGCGGTTATTAGTAATACAAAAGGAGCGATTTTATCGGATTTCTGGGGAGATACTGTTGAACTAGATGAGGGAGCAAAATTGACTTGGATGCGGCAGCCCCATTACTATATGGGCCTTTATCCTTTTACCTATTCGATCGGTACCTCTGCTTCCACCGTTATCGCGAACCGGATCAAAACAGAAGGAAGCGCCGTCGGTGAGCAATGGACAAATGTCTTGAAACTAGGAGGATCAATGAGCGGGCTTGACCTCTATAAACAGGCCGGACTCGACATGTCCACTATGGATGTAATCAAACAAGCCATCGCCCATGTAGGAAGAATTGTCGATGAGTTAGAGGAAAGCTTTTAG
- a CDS encoding S9 family peptidase produces the protein MTKRPITAEDLCKFKFVGDPVVSPNKDKAAYVLTNVDKEKDGYYSYIYVTDLKSEGRQFTSHYSKEQLVKDTAPKWSPDGKTIAFRSNRTGKNQVWLLPTDGGEAFQLTDVKQGIGDFVWSPDGSQLAVTISGELKLTTDKEDEKKEEKSDVKVITRLRYKGDGVGIYNEDRKHVYVFDVKSKSYTKITDGEHDFGQPRFSPDGNTLFYIGTKAEDQEWGYLPAIWKFDLTSKEESLFYQGNGYIMAPSLSPDGKWLAAVGHARGERSQGNANVLLFSTETGKLTNLTEAFDYTVGNLVGVDAKYDTAEQRLIWDASSSNIYFNATVGGDCQLFKVNLEGEVSAALSPSVATVTSYDIVSEDQAVLVLATPHSTGDLVTQDLTNIENVQKLTEWNQELYNEVHLSTPENFLYKSTDGKDIEGWVLKPYGYADGKKYPMILQIHGGPATAYGNGLHHEMQLMASKGYVVLYTNPRGSHGYGHEFVNAVIGDYGGMDYEDIMAGVDYALDNFNYIDQEQLFVTGGSYGGYMTNVIVTRTDRFKAAVTQRSICNWHSFYGTSDIGFFFTEWQHGHADLWDDVEKLLKLSPLTFARNVKTPTLILHSEQDLRCPMEQAEQWYIALKRLGVETKLVRFPDENHDLSRSGKPKHRLERLQHLIGWFDDRRK, from the coding sequence ATGACGAAACGTCCAATTACAGCTGAAGATTTATGTAAGTTTAAATTTGTTGGAGATCCAGTAGTTTCTCCTAACAAAGACAAAGCTGCTTATGTTTTAACGAACGTAGATAAAGAAAAAGATGGCTACTATTCTTATATCTATGTAACTGATTTAAAAAGTGAAGGTAGACAGTTCACATCACATTATTCAAAGGAGCAATTAGTAAAAGATACTGCTCCTAAATGGTCACCAGATGGAAAGACTATTGCCTTCCGTTCTAATCGTACAGGAAAAAATCAAGTTTGGCTTTTACCTACTGATGGTGGTGAAGCATTTCAATTAACAGATGTAAAGCAAGGAATTGGTGATTTTGTTTGGTCTCCAGACGGTAGTCAGCTTGCGGTTACGATCAGTGGTGAATTAAAGCTTACTACTGATAAGGAAGATGAGAAAAAAGAAGAAAAAAGTGATGTGAAAGTCATTACTAGACTTCGTTATAAAGGCGACGGCGTTGGTATCTATAACGAAGACCGTAAGCACGTTTATGTATTTGACGTTAAGTCAAAATCGTATACAAAGATTACTGATGGCGAACATGATTTTGGCCAACCGCGTTTTTCTCCAGATGGAAACACACTATTCTATATCGGAACAAAAGCAGAAGACCAAGAATGGGGCTACCTCCCAGCGATTTGGAAATTTGATCTTACCTCTAAGGAAGAAAGCCTTTTTTATCAAGGAAACGGTTATATTATGGCCCCTTCCCTCTCTCCAGACGGTAAATGGCTTGCAGCTGTAGGTCATGCACGTGGTGAAAGAAGTCAAGGTAATGCAAATGTTCTCCTGTTTTCAACTGAAACGGGTAAACTTACAAACCTAACTGAAGCCTTTGATTATACAGTTGGTAACCTTGTAGGTGTTGATGCGAAGTATGACACGGCAGAGCAACGCTTAATCTGGGACGCTTCTAGTTCTAACATTTACTTTAATGCAACAGTTGGAGGCGATTGCCAATTATTTAAGGTGAATTTAGAAGGTGAAGTTTCAGCTGCCCTCTCTCCTTCTGTGGCCACAGTGACATCTTATGATATCGTAAGTGAGGATCAAGCGGTTTTAGTTCTTGCGACTCCTCATTCTACCGGAGATTTAGTAACGCAAGATTTAACTAATATAGAAAACGTTCAAAAGCTAACGGAATGGAATCAAGAACTTTATAACGAAGTTCATTTAAGTACTCCTGAAAACTTCCTTTACAAGAGCACAGATGGAAAAGATATTGAAGGCTGGGTACTGAAGCCTTATGGATATGCAGATGGTAAAAAATATCCGATGATTCTTCAAATCCATGGTGGTCCAGCTACTGCGTACGGAAATGGTTTACACCATGAAATGCAATTAATGGCCTCTAAAGGTTATGTTGTACTATACACAAATCCAAGAGGAAGCCACGGTTATGGCCATGAATTCGTAAATGCTGTTATTGGTGATTACGGTGGCATGGACTACGAGGATATTATGGCTGGGGTAGATTATGCTTTAGATAACTTTAACTATATCGATCAAGAGCAATTATTCGTTACGGGCGGTAGTTACGGTGGGTATATGACCAATGTCATCGTTACACGAACTGACCGTTTCAAAGCAGCTGTTACTCAGCGTAGTATTTGTAACTGGCATAGCTTCTACGGAACAAGTGATATAGGGTTCTTCTTCACTGAATGGCAGCATGGACATGCAGATTTATGGGATGATGTCGAGAAGCTATTAAAGCTTTCACCACTTACATTTGCTCGTAATGTCAAAACACCAACTCTAATCTTGCACTCTGAACAGGACTTACGTTGTCCAATGGAGCAAGCAGAGCAATGGTATATTGCCCTAAAACGTCTTGGTGTAGAAACGAAGCTTGTCCGTTTCCCTGATGAAAACCATGACCTCTCTCGCTCTGGTAAACCAAAGCACCGTTTAGAGCGTTTACAGCATTTGATTGGTTGGTTTGATGACCGTAGAAAGTAG
- a CDS encoding DedA family protein has protein sequence MEAFLIAFFEFIAELGAIGIALGLMIEIIPSELVLGFGGYLISSGKVGFVSATIGAVFGGTIAQLILYWIASYGGRPFLEKYGKYLFIRAKHLNMSEKWFRQYGPIVVFAAWFVPVIRHAISIPAGVAKMPVATFIFYTIAAILPWTMIFLYLGIQLGENWQGITHVAQPLILPIMIIIGLGVISYFVIDKIRTW, from the coding sequence ATGGAAGCATTTCTAATAGCATTTTTTGAATTTATTGCTGAGCTTGGGGCCATCGGTATTGCATTAGGTTTAATGATTGAGATCATTCCTAGTGAACTTGTGCTAGGGTTTGGAGGGTATTTGATTTCTTCTGGAAAAGTTGGGTTTGTTAGTGCAACCATTGGTGCGGTATTCGGAGGTACAATTGCTCAACTTATTTTATATTGGATCGCCAGCTATGGAGGAAGACCTTTTCTAGAGAAGTACGGAAAGTATTTGTTTATCAGAGCTAAGCATCTCAATATGTCTGAAAAATGGTTTAGGCAATATGGTCCTATCGTTGTCTTTGCGGCATGGTTTGTGCCTGTTATTCGTCATGCGATTTCCATTCCAGCTGGAGTAGCTAAAATGCCAGTCGCCACTTTTATTTTTTATACCATTGCAGCAATTCTTCCGTGGACGATGATCTTTTTATATTTAGGGATTCAGTTAGGGGAAAATTGGCAGGGGATTACGCATGTTGCTCAGCCTTTAATACTACCAATAATGATTATTATAGGGCTTGGAGTTATCAGTTATTTTGTTATCGATAAAATCCGAACTTGGTAA